The window GACTGTCCGTTCCTTTcaaattatttgtgtttttaaaatggctGCTCAGTTCCCTAGGGTGCACAGCCTTTGGGTAAAGCACAATGGACAGTGGCTCTTCATTGCATCTGTGTCTGtcattcatttaatttcttGTGTTGTATGGATGACTTTCTCTCCTGACAAACCCATCGCCGACTCATGGACTTTTAAAGATCAAATTATGCTCATCTGTGAAATGGGGAATGCATTAACCATAACTATAGTTGTGTTCATAGGTTGGTTTCTTGGTTTCCTGTGTCTCCTGTTTTCCTATATGGCAAGAGATCTGCCGAAAAATTACAATGAGGCCAAATCAATAACCTTCAGTCTAATATTGTACTATCTGACCTGGATTGTATATTACACAGCATACCTATCTTTCAAAAGCAAATACATCACTCTTTTAAATGCAATGGCCCAAATATCCAGTATAAATGGAATTCTCTTTAGCTATTTCATACCAAAATCATACATCATAATATTCCAACCACAAAAGAACACTCCTGCATACTTTCAAACATCTATTCAGAATTACACCCAAACTATCAGTAGGACTTAGACATTAGTCTTTgtgtatccaccttattttttaaagtaagaGCAGTGCTGCCATTTGTAACTTGAATGTGCAAGGCTTCCGGTCTCATCCacttccagttattttagctGAACAAAAACAGTCCTTTATGCTGATGGATATTGCTGGTATTTGTTATCATATTATCTGAATCTGTTATCGTAATCATAAACATGATTTGTAGCACAAATAGTTTTGCCATCTACTGCACTTtgttattcttctagttatttaGAGGCTAATGAATTGGAAGTCTAGCACATTCACAGAAATTAGCTTACTTTCGAGttgcaaaataaggtggataggtGTGAACTCTTAAACTCTGTGTTAGTGGCTTAGGTTCTTCACTTTTATGTTACCACAATGTTAAAGAAACACATAGGCAAAGAGAATCTATTCTGGGGTTCAATCTGCATTAAGATAGTATGTGATTTTTGAGAATAAAATGAGTACTTGACATATAAAAAGCTTTTGTTTAGATGATTGCATCAACACTAATGTAACAATGTAATGTAAACACAATTTTtgtttctcttctttttttaaacttgtaaTAAAGAACACTTTCAGGACGTCCATAATAGTGTTCAATTGTTACATGTACTTGTTTTCAaaagtaatattattactttactTATTACTTCTAccaacagtgttttttttacactactTGTTATATTACTTTTTCGTTACAcattacaaatttgtaattgtgTCCTTTTTCCTCAAAAATTCTAACTTCACATGTGCGCCTCATACATATATAAATGATGTGAATACATTCACCTGGAAGTTTGGAGTGactaagaccttgattagctggttcaggtgtgtttaattggggttggagctaaactctgcaggacagtggccctccaggagcaggactggACACCCCTGGTTTAGATGGACTACTAAACATGTAAAAGAGTGGACTGACCTGAAAGCAACATTGACCACAGAGACTGAGATACTGACCTTCTTTGATTTGGCAAAACCACTGAAGATATCTAGATGCTTAAAAATATAGGTTAGGTGCAATACTGCTACAATCTGATGGTGCTGGATGGAGAGCAGCGTATGCTTATAGGACCATGACAGATGCTGAACGACAGTATGCACAACCAGAAAAAGAGTGTTTAGGATTAGTATTTGAATGTGAAATATTCTATAGTGAAGTTTATGGTTTACATTTGGGAATAGAAAAATGCAAGAGAAGAGCCAGATAAGCAGTATACTGGCCAGGTATAAATGCTGACATTGAGAAGATGGTATATAGAAACATGCCTCAAAtacacaaacaagcaagccaTGATAATAGCAGACTTCTGAAACTTGGGAAAAGGTTGGAACTGATCTCTTTCATTTCAATTGGAAAGATTTTCTGTttgtgatatattattattcCTAATAGATGGTTTTAGCAGGTACAGCCAGTAATGTAATAAATCAAGTTGATATTTGCCAGACATGGAATTCATAAAGCAGTAGTTAGTGACAATGGGCCATGTTATAACTGCAAGGAGTTCCAGCAATTTGCAAGGCAGTATGATTTCCAGCATTTAAGAGAAAGAGCAACCAAATTACCTCTTTTCAAAAAGGATGTAGTGAGAGTTGAATGCAAATAAATGGAGCAGAAAAGCGACtgtaattaaaagaaattaatccCAGATCTTACAAAGCAGTGCAAACAGAAACTGGTCAAGTGGTCAGAAGAAATCGCCGTAGTTAGTTAAGAGACTTTAAATGAGCATCAGCAAGATGATCTTTCTCCAGTGAATAATTGCACATCTACCctttgttgaaaaatctctggACTTCCATAACCCAAAACAAAGCATGTTGATGGGTGTGCTCTTGCTCTTGCTattgctctgggtgatgtgtgtgcGCATGCTTAGGGAGAAGGGCCATACTTGAAAAAAAACTCCCCGAAACTGGTATTTGTCacagaaatactctgtcatacgtccaactcgtgttttgaaacttcggccctgtttagcatgagaatccaacccTTTAATTCTGATATGTAAAAATGTGATGCAGAACTTGTTTCAGTTTGTGTAAAGTTTTAGTGTTCAGTGGCAtgcctatttttacattttgtgtttaaaatgttgaataTTATGATGAATGATGTGTCACTCTAAAGAAAAGGCGGATGTACAGTAACATTCAAGATCATTGTTATTATTGCTGTGTGGTTGATgtaccactagatggcagtgttGTGTAAAAACACTATTAAGAAACATGGTAAAGATTAAAAGGGAGCACAGAGAGTCCACAATTCACAATTTTTGGTGTCTCCAATTACCTATACAGCATATTTTTGGATTGTGAGGGAAACCAAGCAGACACAGGGAAAACATGCAAACTCCACACAGAAAGGCCTCCTGGCTCAGCCGGGGAACTCCTTTCTGTGAGGCGACACACTTGAGCCACAGTGCTGACCCAGTTATACCATCCATAAAATAGCTCATTACAACCTTATTCAGAAAACAATCTCGTCCAAAGTGAGTTATGAAGGTGCAATATTTCGTGCTCTGTTACTCTAGCTTGATTTGCCAGAACCCCTGGGACTGATCAAGTTTGCTAAAAGATTGCCATTTCACCTGCCATTTCACTTGTGATTTTAGGAATTTGATAATGTTATGCTCTCATTCAAGTTTTTCAGATCTAACCATTATTTTCTTTACACAGACTATTGATTTGACCCAGTCACTCACACCCAATGTCACCCTGTCCAACTCCTTTTTTAGATGCTCGCAGGGAGGTGCCGGAACTCTCCTTGGTGCATGGACTACAGGCTGTGActctgttttaaagggttagttcacccaaaaaatgaaaattaccccatgatttactcaccctcaagccatcctaggtgtatatgactttcttctttcagacgaatgcaatcggagttatattaaataatgtcctggcccttccaagctttataatggcagtgtaTTCACTATTGTATTCTAttgaggatgagattttgaagcccaaaaaagtgcaagcatccatcataaaagatacCCACACAGCTCTGTgagagttaataaaggccttctaaagcaaagcgatgtgtttgtgtaagaaaaatatccatatttaaaactaaaataactagcttccggcagacggaCATACGCACGTCGACTTATGCCAAAAGAGCAACCCCTGACGCGATGTAGGAGTAGCGCAAACTTTGACGCCTCTCGcttttcaaacaaatagggctgggcaacaaactcaagctcctcttttCTTATATTAAAATCCGACATAAGTACTTATTCGTGACTGGTGTTGTTTTGCTCCCTCCTCTGCGCTTCCGCGTTTGTCAATACGTCATGCGTCGGATCAGTGTTCACTCTTTCGCCGTAAATCGATGCGTACGGCCATCTgtcagaagctagttattttagtttttacagttttaaatatggatatttttcttacacagacacatcactttgcttcagaaggcctttatttttAAGGACATGATACATTTAACTGGATACATATGGTTCACAGAATTATACACCAGTTTCCCC of the Megalobrama amblycephala isolate DHTTF-2021 linkage group LG12, ASM1881202v1, whole genome shotgun sequence genome contains:
- the LOC125279299 gene encoding taste receptor type 1 member 1-like gives rise to the protein MPQHTFRGLVESMPQQYKSEVYSFSVLYFFFTKLLENTIINIHIIFSGDPYTCFPCADNEWSDEGSTTCKTRSVVYLQFTEIPSIAVLVSAICIIILLIAIFCIFAYNYNTPVVRSAGGSMCFLMLTCLILSSISAFFFFGEPTSALCLMRNAIFAFFFTVCISCLTVRSFQIICVFKMAAQFPRVHSLWVKHNGQWLFIASVSVIHLISCVVWMTFSPDKPIADSWTFKDQIMLICEMGNALTITIVVFIGWFLGFLCLLFSYMARDLPKNYNEAKSITFSLILYYLTWIVYYTAYLSFKSKYITLLNAMAQISSINGILFSYFIPKSYIIIFQPQKNTPAYFQTSIQNYTQTISRT